In Burkholderia gladioli, a genomic segment contains:
- a CDS encoding LEA type 2 family protein has translation MQRRDAFRWLAAGAASLLLAGCATLGLDSPRIGVVGLEPLPGQGLEMRFNLKLRVQNPNDRPIDYDGIALSLELNGRAFASGVSDARGMVPRFGEAVIAVPITVTAFAAARQAFGFADAAASGQVPYRLSGKLSSGMLGGVRFSDAGSLSLPAMSGYGAY, from the coding sequence ATGCAGCGTCGTGATGCGTTTCGTTGGCTGGCCGCCGGGGCGGCCTCGCTGCTGCTGGCCGGTTGCGCCACGCTGGGCCTGGATTCGCCGCGGATCGGCGTGGTCGGCCTGGAGCCGCTGCCGGGGCAGGGACTGGAGATGCGCTTCAACCTGAAGCTGCGGGTGCAGAACCCCAACGACAGGCCGATCGACTACGACGGCATCGCCCTTTCGCTGGAACTGAACGGCCGCGCCTTCGCCAGCGGCGTGAGCGACGCGCGGGGCATGGTGCCGCGCTTCGGCGAGGCGGTGATCGCCGTGCCGATCACCGTCACCGCCTTCGCGGCCGCGCGCCAGGCTTTCGGTTTCGCCGACGCGGCGGCTTCGGGGCAGGTGCCCTACCGGTTGAGCGGCAAGCTCTCCTCGGGCATGCTCGGCGGTGTGCGCTTCAGCGATGCCGGTTCCCTGAGCCTGCCGGCGATGTCGGGCTACGGCGCTTATTGA
- a CDS encoding methyltransferase — protein sequence MTDYPPLHFIDANGAERALRWRSEAGAPPPKRVVVADDTTTADAAYRLACEGTALVWQGDFQNARQLLQALARRIDRRHKKAPESSVDAFNLHRLAQSQRARTLGMLLIPLEADYQIALRRAPDLREACSEAYGPGGEPSVASLRELLGLVGAHEWRKKGVEIPALGARIHPHYGVFSPVRGEYVELVARAPLPAGAAALAFDIGTGTGVLAALLAQRGVARVIATDQDPRALACAAENLERLGRDRQVELLRADLFPPGRAPLVVCNPPWVPARPSSPIEYAVYDPDSRMLKGFLAGLAAHLEPGGEGWLILSDFAEHLGLRTREALLGWIDAAGLAVLGRDDIKPVHPKAGDASDPLHRARSAEITSLWRLGARD from the coding sequence GTGACCGATTACCCGCCCCTCCACTTCATCGATGCAAACGGCGCCGAGCGCGCACTGCGCTGGCGTTCCGAGGCCGGTGCGCCGCCGCCCAAACGCGTCGTGGTGGCCGACGACACGACCACGGCGGACGCCGCCTACCGGCTCGCCTGCGAGGGCACCGCGCTGGTCTGGCAGGGCGACTTCCAGAACGCGCGCCAGTTGCTGCAGGCGCTGGCACGCCGCATCGACCGCCGCCACAAGAAGGCGCCCGAATCCTCGGTGGACGCCTTCAACCTGCATCGCCTCGCCCAATCGCAGCGCGCCCGCACGCTGGGCATGCTGCTGATCCCGCTGGAGGCCGATTACCAGATCGCGCTGCGCCGCGCGCCCGACCTGCGCGAGGCCTGCAGCGAGGCCTACGGGCCCGGCGGCGAGCCTTCGGTCGCCTCGCTGCGCGAGCTGCTGGGCCTGGTCGGCGCGCACGAGTGGCGCAAGAAGGGCGTCGAGATCCCGGCCCTGGGCGCGCGCATCCATCCGCATTACGGCGTGTTCTCGCCGGTGCGCGGCGAGTACGTCGAGCTGGTCGCGCGCGCGCCGCTGCCGGCCGGTGCCGCCGCGCTCGCCTTCGATATCGGCACCGGCACCGGCGTGCTCGCGGCCCTGCTCGCGCAGCGCGGCGTGGCGCGCGTGATCGCCACCGACCAGGACCCGCGCGCGCTGGCCTGCGCCGCCGAGAACCTCGAACGGCTCGGCCGCGACCGGCAGGTCGAGCTGCTGAGGGCCGACCTGTTCCCGCCGGGCCGCGCGCCGCTGGTGGTCTGCAATCCGCCCTGGGTGCCGGCGCGGCCCAGTTCGCCGATCGAGTACGCGGTCTACGATCCCGACAGCCGCATGCTGAAGGGCTTCCTGGCTGGCCTGGCGGCCCATCTCGAGCCGGGCGGCGAGGGCTGGCTGATCCTCTCGGACTTCGCCGAGCACCTGGGCCTGCGCACGCGCGAGGCGCTGCTGGGCTGGATCGACGCGGCGGGGCTGGCGGTGCTGGGTCGCGACGATATCAAGCCGGTCCATCCCAAGGCCGGCGACGCCAGCGACCCGCTGCACCGGGCCCGCTCGGCCGAGATCACCTCGCTCTGGCGGCTCGGCGCGCGCGACTGA
- a CDS encoding class I SAM-dependent methyltransferase, producing MSNKTYEVRPEQSVELLKELHILTRDGKMNQDSRRKLKQVYHLYQFIEPLLESVAAERGGVSLVDHGAGKSYLGFILYDLFFKSRPAAGSHIYGIETREELVERSTALAARLGFGGMSFETLSVAESIDSPRLPASIDVVTALHACDTATDDAIRFALAKEARHIVLVPCCQAEVAGVLRRNKGKSLSSALAEVWRHPIHTREFGSQITNVLRCLQLEAHGYQVSVTELVGWEHSMKNELIIAQYKNLPRRKPSERLDEILGMFGLAELNQRFFAPRAGEAASA from the coding sequence ATGTCGAACAAGACCTACGAAGTCCGTCCCGAGCAATCGGTCGAGCTGCTCAAGGAGCTGCACATCCTGACGCGCGACGGCAAGATGAACCAGGACAGCCGCCGCAAGCTCAAGCAGGTCTACCACCTGTACCAGTTCATCGAGCCGCTGCTGGAGAGCGTCGCCGCCGAGCGCGGCGGCGTGAGCCTGGTCGACCACGGCGCCGGCAAGTCCTATCTGGGCTTCATCCTCTACGACCTGTTCTTCAAGTCGCGCCCGGCGGCCGGCTCGCATATCTACGGCATCGAGACGCGCGAGGAACTGGTCGAGCGCTCCACCGCGCTGGCCGCGCGGCTCGGTTTCGGCGGGATGTCCTTCGAGACGCTGTCGGTGGCCGAGTCGATCGACTCGCCCAGGCTGCCGGCCAGCATCGACGTGGTGACGGCCCTGCATGCCTGCGATACCGCCACCGACGACGCGATCCGCTTCGCGCTCGCCAAGGAGGCGCGCCATATCGTGCTGGTGCCCTGCTGCCAGGCCGAGGTGGCCGGCGTGCTGCGCCGGAACAAGGGCAAGTCGCTGTCCAGCGCGCTGGCCGAGGTATGGCGCCATCCCATCCACACGCGCGAGTTCGGCAGCCAGATCACCAATGTGCTGCGCTGCCTGCAACTGGAGGCGCATGGCTACCAGGTCAGCGTCACCGAGCTGGTCGGCTGGGAGCATTCGATGAAGAACGAGCTGATCATCGCGCAGTACAAGAACCTGCCGCGCCGCAAGCCCAGCGAGCGCCTCGACGAGATCCTCGGGATGTTCGGCCTGGCCGAGCTGAACCAGCGTTTCTTCGCGCCGCGAGCCGGCGAGGCCGCCAGCGCCTGA
- a CDS encoding DUF1415 domain-containing protein — MNPSEAEILAATRHWLTRAVIGLNLCPFAKSVHVKGQVRYALSRASRFEDAFADLETELRALAEADPEAIDTTLVIFPFAFAEFADFSDAIHFADQLLQQLRLDGMLQIASFHPRYQFDGSEPEDIENYTNRAPYPILHLLREASIDRAVEAFPDAAEIYERNQATLRRLGHAGWREWMTEDGQDGRPEAGT; from the coding sequence ATGAATCCATCCGAAGCCGAGATCCTCGCCGCCACGCGCCACTGGCTCACGCGCGCCGTGATCGGGCTGAACCTGTGCCCGTTCGCCAAGAGCGTGCACGTCAAGGGCCAGGTGCGTTACGCGCTCAGCCGGGCAAGCCGCTTCGAGGATGCCTTCGCCGACCTGGAAACCGAGCTGCGCGCGCTCGCCGAGGCCGATCCCGAGGCGATCGACACCACCCTGGTGATCTTCCCGTTCGCCTTCGCCGAGTTCGCCGACTTCAGCGACGCAATCCACTTCGCCGACCAGTTGCTGCAACAACTGCGGCTCGACGGCATGCTGCAGATCGCGAGCTTCCACCCGCGCTACCAGTTCGACGGCAGCGAGCCCGAGGACATCGAGAACTACACGAATCGCGCACCCTATCCGATCCTGCACCTGCTGCGCGAGGCCAGCATCGATCGCGCGGTCGAGGCCTTCCCGGACGCGGCCGAGATCTACGAGCGCAACCAGGCCACGCTGCGGCGGCTCGGCCACGCGGGCTGGCGGGAATGGATGACGGAGGACGGCCAGGACGGCCGCCCCGAAGCGGGCACCTGA
- a CDS encoding TetR/AcrR family transcriptional regulator, with amino-acid sequence MSAASAKSASASRRSPTAGATAHAQLLDAAETLFYREGVRAVGVDAVVEQAGVNKMSLYRQFASKDELVLAYLERKNEHYFDRFDEDARRLPDDPKAQLLKYVDELAVRAAAPDYRGCPFINVAVEFPDPNHAARASVADNKAELMRRLLALAQGAGAREPRVLAEGIALVIEGIYAASQTYRGEDSPIGAAPRVVRMMIEAACA; translated from the coding sequence ATGAGCGCAGCTTCCGCCAAATCCGCCAGCGCCTCGCGCCGTTCGCCGACGGCCGGCGCGACCGCCCATGCCCAGCTGCTCGACGCGGCCGAGACGCTGTTCTATCGGGAAGGCGTGCGGGCCGTCGGCGTGGATGCCGTGGTCGAGCAGGCCGGCGTCAACAAGATGAGCCTGTATCGCCAGTTCGCCTCGAAGGACGAGCTGGTGCTGGCCTATCTCGAGCGCAAGAACGAGCACTATTTCGACCGCTTCGACGAGGACGCGCGGCGACTGCCCGACGATCCGAAGGCGCAGTTGCTGAAGTACGTCGACGAGCTGGCGGTGCGCGCGGCGGCGCCCGATTACCGCGGCTGCCCGTTCATCAACGTGGCTGTCGAGTTTCCCGATCCGAACCATGCCGCGCGCGCCTCGGTGGCCGACAACAAGGCCGAACTGATGCGCCGGCTGCTGGCGCTCGCGCAGGGCGCCGGCGCGCGCGAGCCGCGCGTGCTGGCCGAGGGCATCGCGCTGGTGATCGAGGGCATCTACGCGGCCAGCCAGACCTATCGCGGCGAGGACAGCCCGATCGGCGCCGCGCCGCGCGTGGTGAGGATGATGATCGAGGCGGCCTGCGCCTGA
- a CDS encoding MFS transporter has translation MNWIAASARGRFHYGWVAAAVVFLILLAAAGTRATPSVLMVPLGNEFGWSRATVSLAISINIALYGLTGPFAAAAMQRFGLRPTILTALVVMGTGVALSSMMTATWQMVLIWGVMVGSATGVAALTLSATFVNRWFVARRGLVMGMLTASSATGQMVFLPMLASISEHHGWRPVVLVVAVALAIVVPLVIFLLPERPADVQLRPYGEPEDAPRAAEAAKQNPLATAFEALFSAARRRDFWLLFFSFFICGASTNGYIGSHLIAMCSDYGMSEVQGASLLAAMGIFDLIGTTASGWLSDRYDSRVLLFWYYGLRGLSLIYLPHAFGIDFFGLPLFAVFYGLDWIATVPPTVRLATDIWGKERAPIVFGWIVAGHQLGAAFATLGAGLLRASLGTYTLASMISGGLCIVGALIVLRIGRGRTRSVPQAA, from the coding sequence ATGAACTGGATTGCAGCGAGCGCTCGCGGGCGTTTCCATTACGGCTGGGTGGCGGCTGCGGTCGTGTTCCTGATCCTGCTCGCCGCGGCCGGCACGCGCGCCACGCCGAGCGTGCTGATGGTGCCGCTGGGCAACGAATTCGGCTGGAGCCGCGCCACGGTCTCGCTGGCGATCTCGATCAATATCGCGCTTTATGGCCTGACCGGGCCGTTCGCGGCGGCCGCGATGCAGCGCTTCGGCCTGCGTCCCACCATCCTCACCGCGCTGGTGGTGATGGGCACGGGCGTGGCCCTGTCGTCGATGATGACGGCCACCTGGCAGATGGTGCTGATCTGGGGCGTGATGGTCGGCAGCGCCACCGGCGTGGCCGCGCTGACGCTGTCGGCGACCTTCGTGAACCGCTGGTTCGTGGCGCGCCGAGGGTTGGTGATGGGCATGCTGACGGCCAGCTCGGCCACCGGCCAGATGGTGTTCCTGCCGATGCTGGCCTCGATCTCCGAGCATCACGGCTGGCGCCCGGTGGTGCTGGTGGTGGCGGTGGCGCTGGCGATCGTGGTGCCGCTGGTGATCTTTCTGCTGCCGGAGCGGCCCGCCGACGTGCAGCTGCGTCCCTACGGCGAACCCGAGGATGCGCCGCGCGCGGCCGAGGCGGCGAAGCAGAATCCGCTCGCCACCGCCTTCGAGGCGCTGTTCAGCGCCGCGCGCCGTCGCGACTTCTGGCTGCTGTTCTTCAGCTTCTTCATCTGCGGCGCCAGCACCAACGGCTATATCGGCTCGCACCTGATCGCGATGTGCAGCGACTACGGCATGAGCGAGGTGCAGGGCGCCTCGCTGCTGGCGGCGATGGGCATCTTCGACCTGATCGGCACCACCGCCTCGGGCTGGCTGTCGGACCGCTACGACAGCCGGGTGCTGCTGTTCTGGTACTACGGGCTGCGCGGACTGTCGCTGATCTACCTGCCGCACGCCTTCGGCATCGACTTCTTCGGCCTGCCGCTGTTCGCGGTGTTCTACGGCCTGGACTGGATCGCCACCGTGCCGCCCACCGTGCGCCTGGCCACCGACATCTGGGGCAAGGAGCGCGCGCCGATCGTGTTCGGCTGGATCGTCGCGGGCCACCAGCTCGGCGCGGCCTTCGCCACGCTCGGCGCCGGCCTGCTGCGCGCGAGCCTGGGCACCTACACGCTGGCCTCGATGATCTCGGGCGGGCTGTGCATCGTCGGCGCGCTGATCGTGCTGCGCATCGGGCGCGGCCGCACGCGCAGCGTGCCGCAGGCGGCCTGA
- a CDS encoding nitroreductase family protein, which produces MSVKPAPTAVSIHELIAGRWSPRAYSNQPISGEHLHALLEAARWAPSAYNAQPWRFVVFDRTRDEAAFKKAFATLVPFNQAWNAPAPVLIAVTSHTLTSKGEPSTTALYDAGAAAMALVLQAHALGLAAHQMSGFDPKAFREAFAVPTDVEIIAMISVGHYGDADKLDPVLRDRERAPRTRNAIGEIAYQGGWKVPFAGA; this is translated from the coding sequence ATGTCCGTCAAACCTGCACCCACCGCTGTGTCGATCCACGAACTGATCGCGGGGCGCTGGAGCCCGCGTGCCTATTCGAACCAGCCGATCAGCGGCGAGCACCTGCATGCGCTGCTGGAGGCCGCGCGCTGGGCGCCGTCGGCCTATAACGCACAGCCCTGGCGCTTCGTGGTGTTCGATCGCACGCGCGACGAGGCTGCCTTCAAGAAGGCCTTCGCCACGCTGGTGCCGTTCAACCAGGCCTGGAACGCGCCGGCCCCGGTGCTGATCGCGGTGACCTCGCATACGCTGACCTCGAAGGGCGAGCCGAGCACCACCGCGCTCTACGACGCGGGCGCGGCGGCGATGGCGCTGGTGCTGCAGGCGCATGCGCTGGGCCTGGCCGCCCACCAGATGAGCGGCTTCGATCCGAAGGCGTTTCGCGAGGCCTTCGCGGTGCCGACCGACGTCGAGATCATCGCGATGATCTCGGTCGGCCACTACGGCGATGCCGACAAGCTCGACCCGGTGCTGCGCGATCGCGAACGCGCCCCGCGCACGCGTAACGCGATTGGCGAGATCGCCTACCAGGGCGGCTGGAAGGTACCGTTCGCGGGGGCCTGA
- a CDS encoding Hsp70 family protein, protein MSYCAIDFGTSNSAVALPDPAREGAMRLAPVEGEHRTLPTSIFFNNDEGTREFGRAALASYIDGFDGRLMRSMKSILGSPLAETTTDLGDGSGIAYTEVIAIFMQHLTGKAQACSGGVIDRAVLGRPVFFVDDDPRADRLAEQQLAAAAQSVGLKEVHFQYEPIAAAFDYESRQPAETLVLVADIGGGTSDFSLVRVGPERMARLERKDDVLAHHGVHVAGTDYDRRVELASIMPAFGYRSLDPEGRELPNRIYFDLATWHLINTVYTPKRLAELKLMKHLYVDTRQFERLVRVVEQRFGHALMARAEEAKIGVAAGGETMIDLNEVEEDLQIAFDAARLVDASVDDTARIVEAARETVRLAGIAPRDLGALYFTGGSTGLAFLSGALAAAFPDAEPVFGDRLASVATGLGIHARRLFG, encoded by the coding sequence ATGAGCTACTGCGCGATCGATTTCGGCACTTCCAACTCCGCCGTCGCCCTGCCGGACCCGGCGCGGGAGGGGGCGATGCGGCTCGCGCCCGTGGAAGGCGAGCACCGCACCCTGCCGACCTCCATCTTCTTCAACAACGACGAGGGCACGCGCGAGTTCGGCCGTGCCGCGCTGGCCTCCTACATCGACGGTTTCGACGGCCGGCTGATGCGCTCGATGAAGAGCATCCTCGGCTCGCCGCTGGCGGAAACCACCACCGACCTCGGCGACGGCAGCGGCATCGCCTATACCGAGGTGATCGCCATCTTCATGCAGCACCTGACGGGCAAGGCGCAGGCCTGCTCGGGCGGCGTGATCGATCGCGCAGTGCTGGGCCGGCCGGTGTTCTTCGTCGACGACGATCCGCGCGCCGACCGCCTCGCCGAGCAGCAGCTCGCGGCGGCCGCGCAGTCGGTGGGCCTGAAGGAGGTGCATTTCCAGTACGAGCCGATCGCGGCCGCGTTCGACTACGAGTCGCGCCAGCCGGCCGAGACGCTGGTGCTGGTGGCCGACATCGGCGGCGGCACCTCGGACTTCTCGCTGGTGCGGGTCGGCCCCGAGCGCATGGCGCGGCTCGAGCGCAAGGACGACGTGCTCGCGCATCACGGCGTACACGTGGCCGGCACCGACTACGACCGCCGCGTCGAGCTGGCCTCGATCATGCCGGCCTTCGGCTACCGCTCGCTGGACCCGGAAGGCCGCGAGCTGCCGAACCGGATCTACTTCGACCTCGCCACCTGGCACCTGATCAACACCGTCTACACGCCCAAGCGGCTTGCCGAGCTCAAGCTGATGAAGCACCTGTATGTGGACACGCGCCAGTTCGAGCGGCTGGTGAGGGTGGTCGAGCAGCGCTTCGGCCACGCGCTGATGGCGCGCGCCGAGGAGGCCAAGATCGGCGTGGCGGCGGGCGGGGAGACCATGATCGACCTGAACGAGGTCGAGGAGGACCTGCAGATCGCCTTCGACGCGGCGCGTCTGGTGGACGCCAGCGTCGACGACACGGCGCGCATCGTCGAGGCGGCGCGCGAGACGGTCCGGCTGGCCGGCATCGCGCCGCGCGATCTGGGCGCGCTCTACTTCACGGGCGGCTCGACCGGGCTGGCCTTCCTGTCGGGCGCGCTGGCGGCCGCCTTTCCCGATGCCGAGCCGGTGTTCGGCGATCGCCTCGCCAGCGTCGCCACGGGCCTCGGGATCCACGCGCGGCGCCTGTTCGGCTGA
- a CDS encoding cold-shock protein, translating to MATGTVKWFNDAKGFGFITPEGGGDDLFAHFSEIRVDGFKTLQENQKVEFEVKTGPKGLQAANIKPL from the coding sequence ATGGCAACCGGCACCGTCAAGTGGTTCAACGACGCTAAGGGTTTTGGCTTCATCACGCCGGAAGGCGGCGGCGACGATCTGTTCGCGCACTTCTCGGAAATCCGTGTCGACGGTTTCAAGACGCTGCAAGAAAACCAGAAGGTCGAATTCGAAGTGAAGACCGGCCCGAAGGGTCTGCAAGCAGCGAACATCAAGCCGCTGTAA
- a CDS encoding APC family permease, whose amino-acid sequence MNSSIQRNIGPIALMLTGLGSIIGSGWLFGAWKAAKIAGPAAICAWIIGAVVILAIALTYAELGAMFPESGGMVRYARYSHGSLVGFISAWANWIAIVSVIPIEAEASIQYMSTWPYAWAHSLFVGGELTTPGLLLSAVLVVIYFMLNYWGVKLFARANSAITVFKFLIPGLTILGLMLTSFHSDNLGMTSNDAFAPYGWSAVLTAVATSGIVFAFNGFQSPVNLAGEARNPSRSVPFAVIASILIALVIYVLLQIAYIGSVDPAEVAKGWKHFNFASPFAELAIALNLNWLAVLLYVDAFISPSGTGTTYMATTTRMIYAMERNNTMPKMFGNVHPLYGVPRNAMWFNLLVSFVFLFFFRGWSSLAAVISVATVISYLTGPISLMALRRAATDLDRPLSIPGMKLIAPFAFVCASLILYWAKWPLTGEIILLMVVALPVYFYFQAKSGWGGWGADLKAAWWLVAYLPTMAVLSLIGSKQFGGSGVLPYGWDMLIVALIALGFYFWGVNTGYRTQYLDERESHDEILDGIGA is encoded by the coding sequence GTGAACAGTTCTATTCAACGGAACATCGGCCCGATCGCGCTCATGCTGACGGGCCTGGGGTCGATCATCGGCTCCGGCTGGCTTTTCGGGGCCTGGAAAGCAGCGAAGATCGCCGGCCCGGCCGCGATCTGCGCCTGGATCATCGGCGCGGTCGTGATTCTCGCGATCGCATTGACCTATGCCGAGCTCGGCGCGATGTTCCCGGAATCGGGCGGCATGGTGCGCTACGCGCGTTACTCGCACGGCTCCCTGGTGGGCTTCATCAGCGCCTGGGCCAACTGGATCGCGATCGTCTCGGTGATCCCGATCGAGGCCGAGGCATCGATCCAGTACATGAGCACCTGGCCCTATGCGTGGGCGCACAGCCTGTTCGTGGGCGGGGAGTTGACCACACCAGGCCTGCTGCTCTCGGCGGTGCTGGTGGTGATCTACTTCATGCTGAACTACTGGGGCGTGAAGCTGTTCGCGCGCGCCAACTCGGCGATCACGGTGTTCAAGTTCCTGATCCCGGGCCTGACCATCCTCGGCCTGATGCTCACCAGCTTCCACTCCGACAACCTCGGCATGACGAGCAACGACGCGTTCGCGCCGTATGGCTGGTCGGCGGTGCTCACGGCGGTCGCCACCAGCGGCATCGTGTTCGCGTTCAACGGCTTCCAGAGCCCGGTCAACCTCGCCGGCGAGGCGCGCAACCCGTCGCGCAGCGTGCCGTTCGCGGTGATCGCCTCGATCCTGATCGCGCTGGTGATCTACGTGCTGCTGCAGATCGCCTACATCGGCTCGGTCGATCCGGCCGAAGTCGCGAAGGGCTGGAAGCACTTCAACTTCGCCTCGCCGTTCGCGGAACTGGCGATCGCGCTGAACCTGAACTGGCTGGCCGTGCTGCTCTACGTCGACGCCTTCATCAGCCCGAGCGGCACCGGCACGACCTACATGGCGACCACCACGCGGATGATCTACGCGATGGAGCGCAACAACACGATGCCGAAGATGTTCGGCAACGTGCACCCGCTCTACGGCGTGCCGCGCAACGCGATGTGGTTCAACCTGCTGGTCTCCTTCGTCTTCCTGTTCTTCTTCCGCGGCTGGAGCTCGCTGGCGGCCGTGATCTCGGTGGCCACCGTGATCTCGTACCTGACGGGCCCGATCAGCCTGATGGCGCTGCGCCGCGCGGCCACCGACCTCGATCGTCCGCTGTCGATCCCGGGCATGAAGCTGATCGCGCCGTTCGCCTTCGTCTGCGCCTCGCTGATCCTGTACTGGGCGAAGTGGCCGCTGACGGGCGAGATCATCCTGCTGATGGTCGTCGCGCTGCCGGTGTACTTCTACTTCCAGGCCAAGTCGGGCTGGGGTGGCTGGGGTGCCGACCTGAAGGCCGCCTGGTGGCTGGTCGCCTACCTGCCGACGATGGCCGTGCTGTCGCTGATCGGCAGCAAGCAGTTCGGCGGCTCGGGCGTGCTGCCCTATGGCTGGGACATGCTGATCGTCGCGCTGATCGCGCTGGGCTTCTACTTCTGGGGCGTCAACACCGGCTACCGGACCCAGTACCTCGACGAGCGCGAGTCGCACGACGAGATCCTCGACGGCATCGGCGCCTGA
- a CDS encoding DODA-type extradiol aromatic ring-opening family dioxygenase — MSRLPSLYLSHGAPTLPIDPLLPSAAFTHLGAELPRPRAVLMLSAHWNTLAPAVSVSARPETIHDFHGFPRALYELRYPAPGAPELAERTAALLEAAGIPTATTDYGLDHGAWVPMLLMFPEADIPVAQLSIQPRADAAHHFRVGRALRALRDDGVMVIGSGQITHNLRQADFGATPEEADPRVDEFTGWFEDRLAHRDIEALLDYRRQAPHAALMHPTDEHLLPVFAALGAADDDYQLGIQSLGTYQRVLAMTNYVFASSPQASQPAA, encoded by the coding sequence ATGTCCCGCCTGCCCTCGCTCTACCTGTCCCACGGCGCCCCGACGCTGCCGATCGACCCGCTGCTGCCCTCGGCGGCGTTCACGCACCTGGGCGCCGAGCTGCCGCGCCCGCGCGCCGTGCTGATGCTCTCGGCGCACTGGAACACGCTGGCCCCGGCCGTCAGCGTCAGCGCGCGGCCCGAAACCATCCACGACTTCCACGGCTTCCCGCGCGCGCTCTACGAACTGCGCTACCCGGCGCCGGGCGCGCCCGAGCTGGCCGAGCGCACGGCGGCCCTGCTCGAGGCTGCCGGCATCCCGACCGCGACCACCGATTACGGGCTCGACCACGGCGCCTGGGTGCCGATGCTGCTGATGTTCCCCGAGGCCGATATCCCGGTTGCCCAGTTGTCGATCCAGCCGCGCGCCGACGCCGCCCACCACTTCCGCGTGGGCCGTGCGCTGCGCGCGCTGCGCGACGACGGCGTGATGGTGATCGGCTCGGGCCAGATCACCCACAACCTGCGCCAGGCCGATTTCGGCGCGACGCCGGAGGAAGCCGACCCGCGCGTGGACGAATTCACCGGCTGGTTCGAGGACCGCCTGGCCCATCGCGACATCGAGGCGCTGCTCGACTACCGGCGCCAGGCCCCGCACGCGGCCCTGATGCACCCGACCGACGAGCACCTGCTGCCGGTGTTCGCCGCGCTCGGCGCGGCCGACGACGACTACCAGCTCGGCATCCAGTCGCTGGGCACCTACCAGCGCGTGCTGGCGATGACCAACTACGTGTTCGCGTCGTCGCCCCAGGCCAGCCAGCCCGCGGCCTGA
- a CDS encoding UbiX family flavin prenyltransferase — translation MEARPAPPRRLIVAITGATGAIYGIRLLDLLRAAGGVETHLLVSAAGWLNIQHELRLSKDEVHARADVVHSVRDVGASIASGSFATDGMVVAPCSMKTLASVAHGLSDNLVARAADVTLKERRRLVLMVRETPFNLAHLRNMTAVTEMGGIVFPPLPAFYAMPASIDELVDQTVTRVIDLFGIGAPRTAPWTGIRGGTE, via the coding sequence ATGGAGGCACGCCCCGCGCCGCCGCGGCGCCTGATCGTCGCGATCACCGGCGCGACCGGCGCGATCTACGGCATCCGCCTGCTCGACCTGCTGCGCGCGGCGGGCGGCGTCGAGACCCACCTGCTGGTGTCGGCCGCCGGCTGGCTCAATATCCAGCACGAACTGCGGCTCTCGAAGGACGAGGTCCATGCGCGGGCCGACGTGGTCCACTCGGTACGCGACGTGGGCGCGAGCATCGCCTCCGGCTCGTTCGCGACCGACGGCATGGTGGTCGCGCCCTGCTCGATGAAGACGCTGGCCAGCGTCGCGCACGGGCTCTCGGACAATCTGGTGGCCCGCGCCGCCGACGTCACGCTCAAGGAGCGGCGCCGGCTGGTGCTGATGGTGCGCGAGACGCCCTTCAATCTGGCCCACCTGCGCAACATGACCGCCGTCACCGAGATGGGCGGCATCGTCTTCCCCCCGCTGCCCGCCTTCTACGCCATGCCCGCCTCGATCGACGAGCTGGTCGACCAGACCGTCACGCGCGTGATCGACCTGTTCGGCATCGGCGCGCCGCGCACCGCGCCCTGGACCGGAATCCGCGGCGGCACCGAGTAA
- the grxD gene encoding Grx4 family monothiol glutaredoxin, with protein MDTQQRIKQIVDENPVVLFMKGTAQFPMCGFSGRAIQVLKACGVDQIKTVNVLEDEEIRQGIKSFSNWPTIPQLYVKGEFVGGSDIMMEMYQSGELQQLFAAA; from the coding sequence ATGGATACCCAACAACGCATCAAGCAAATCGTCGACGAAAACCCGGTCGTGCTCTTCATGAAGGGCACCGCGCAGTTCCCGATGTGCGGCTTCTCGGGCCGCGCGATCCAGGTCCTGAAGGCCTGCGGCGTCGACCAGATCAAGACCGTCAACGTGCTCGAGGACGAGGAAATCCGCCAGGGCATCAAGAGCTTCTCGAACTGGCCGACGATCCCCCAGCTCTACGTGAAGGGCGAATTCGTCGGCGGCTCGGACATCATGATGGAGATGTACCAGTCGGGCGAACTGCAGCAACTGTTCGCCGCCGCCTGA